In the Helicobacter typhlonius genome, one interval contains:
- a CDS encoding triose-phosphate isomerase, whose protein sequence is MSKIIAANFKSNLTRAKVCAYAEGLESLLKSLNVPCKSETCKNASLGEGLQDSAIQPKSHLQVSIFPSATALLDDSFAHFHIGAQNAYFAQSGGFTGEITLKQLEEFRISHLLIGHSERRTLFGESQDFINEKFRFFKEAGFSIYYCIGEFLEVREKGENALKEFLSKQLSGIDTSYSKLIIAYEPIWAIGTGVSASLKQIESTHKMLSQLTDAPLLYGGSVNANNASEILSLPYVNGVLVGSASFELEGFGEIIRAGIKSS, encoded by the coding sequence ATGTCAAAAATCATCGCTGCAAACTTTAAATCAAATCTCACACGCGCCAAAGTGTGTGCATATGCAGAAGGTTTAGAATCTTTGCTTAAATCTCTAAATGTGCCTTGCAAAAGTGAGACTTGCAAAAATGCATCTTTGGGGGAGGGTTTGCAAGATTCTGCTATACAGCCTAAATCGCATTTGCAAGTGAGTATTTTTCCCTCTGCCACCGCACTTTTAGATGATAGCTTTGCGCATTTTCATATCGGTGCGCAAAATGCTTACTTTGCGCAAAGCGGAGGTTTTACGGGTGAGATTACACTCAAGCAGCTAGAGGAATTTCGCATCTCACATTTGCTTATCGGGCATAGTGAGCGGCGCACACTTTTTGGCGAAAGTCAGGATTTTATCAACGAGAAGTTTAGATTCTTTAAAGAAGCAGGATTTAGTATATATTATTGTATCGGTGAGTTTTTGGAGGTGCGAGAAAAAGGTGAAAACGCGCTAAAGGAGTTTTTGAGTAAGCAACTTAGTGGTATTGATACGAGTTATTCTAAGCTTATTATCGCATATGAGCCTATTTGGGCGATTGGCACGGGTGTGAGTGCAAGCCTCAAGCAAATAGAATCTACGCATAAAATGCTTTCACAGCTCACAGACGCGCCATTGCTTTATGGTGGTAGTGTGAATGCTAACAATGCGAGTGAGATTCTGTCTCTACCTTATGTCAATGGTGTGCTTGTAGGTTCGGCGAGTTTCGAACTAGAGGGTTTTGGTGAAATTATCCGCGCTGGGATAAAATCTTCATAG
- the polA gene encoding DNA polymerase I translates to MNTLSVIDTFGFFFRSFYALPPLKNSQGFPTGLLVGFCNLLQSLYKDPSCTYVVFALEGGGENKRREIYDAYKRNRQAPPQELIMQLPVAIEWISKMGFLNISINGYEADDVIASINKIANNQHIAVRIISHDKDLYQLIDENTYIYDPIGKKDIKEQQCIEKYGVKPAQFVDYQSLVGDTSDNVAGIKGIGAKSAQKLISHFGSIESMYAREQELDDIVSPRIANLAREGKESALISKKLVTLHDDLLQELDLSKCLMPQTNPMLKILDELKKYELKNIISKVQSPHERHAQRRSAQRGVGSSLDSLSKTTQSFYFKAHLLDNVADIESILSRVEKGTKIGFDCESDSLNLQEANLVGFSFCFDGENTYYVPVGHNYLGVGKQLSIDEARHIISRIFAYPLIGHNLKFDLSLIYRTLGLEHNNEIYDSMILGWLYDSISPVGLDKQMLKWFKHTMISFDSIVSKGENFSQVNINTAMQYAAEDAAATFALYHRLEEEFHARNWGEILELAYTLEFPFIKVLMAMECEGIKVDMALLESLRDKMSEQIAHLSAQIFALCGESFNLNSPQQLSQVLFSHLGLKPGRSVKGGLSTDEKTLSAIAHSHEVIPLILDYREANKLKSTYIEPLLRFGATNDDHRIYTSFLQSGTATGRLSSKSPNLQNIPVRREEGRKIREAFISKDRYSLISIDYSQIELRLLAHFCKDDSLLESFRQDKDIHYETAARLFGKENAEQKRAIAKSINFGLIYGMGSKKLSQTLQISLKEAKSYIESYFALFPTIKDFLNAQEAFLLENGYSQTLLGHRRYFDFESATDFMKANFLREGINSIFQGSAADLIKLSMCEIHKKYAKSDLKMLLQVHDELIFEAPSKKAQEYAQEVAHIMNNIYTLEVPLKCGVSIGHNWAELK, encoded by the coding sequence ATGAATACTCTAAGCGTGATTGATACTTTCGGTTTTTTCTTTAGGAGTTTTTATGCGCTCCCTCCGCTCAAAAATTCACAAGGCTTCCCTACCGGACTACTCGTGGGATTTTGTAACTTACTTCAGTCTTTATACAAAGACCCCTCTTGCACCTATGTTGTTTTCGCGTTGGAGGGCGGCGGAGAGAATAAGAGGCGCGAGATTTATGACGCTTATAAACGCAATCGCCAAGCCCCACCCCAAGAGCTCATTATGCAGCTACCTGTGGCGATTGAGTGGATTAGCAAAATGGGCTTTTTAAATATTAGCATTAATGGCTATGAAGCCGATGATGTGATTGCCTCTATTAACAAAATCGCAAACAATCAGCACATAGCAGTTAGAATCATCAGCCACGACAAAGATTTATATCAGCTCATCGATGAAAACACCTATATCTACGACCCCATTGGCAAAAAAGACATAAAAGAACAACAATGTATCGAAAAATATGGTGTGAAACCTGCGCAGTTTGTTGATTATCAATCGCTTGTGGGCGATACTAGCGATAATGTGGCGGGCATCAAGGGAATAGGCGCAAAAAGTGCGCAAAAGCTTATATCACATTTTGGCAGTATAGAATCTATGTATGCACGCGAGCAGGAACTAGACGACATTGTAAGCCCTCGTATTGCAAATCTCGCTCGCGAAGGCAAAGAAAGTGCGCTTATAAGCAAAAAGCTTGTAACCTTACACGATGATTTGTTGCAAGAGCTTGACTTAAGCAAATGTCTTATGCCGCAAACCAACCCTATGCTTAAAATCCTCGATGAACTGAAAAAATATGAGCTGAAAAATATCATCTCAAAGGTGCAATCTCCACACGAGCGACACGCACAGAGGAGAAGTGCGCAAAGAGGCGTAGGAAGCAGTCTTGATTCGCTTTCAAAAACAACGCAAAGCTTTTATTTCAAAGCGCACTTGCTCGATAATGTGGCAGATATAGAATCTATCCTCTCGCGCGTGGAAAAAGGCACAAAAATTGGATTTGATTGCGAGAGTGATAGCCTCAATCTCCAAGAGGCGAATTTGGTTGGATTCTCATTTTGCTTTGACGGAGAAAATACCTACTATGTACCAGTGGGGCATAATTATTTGGGTGTTGGCAAACAGCTTAGTATAGATGAGGCAAGGCATATTATTTCACGCATTTTTGCCTACCCGCTTATCGGGCATAATCTCAAATTTGACTTAAGCCTTATCTATCGCACTTTGGGGCTAGAACACAATAATGAAATTTATGATAGTATGATTTTAGGGTGGCTATATGATTCTATCTCGCCAGTGGGGCTTGATAAACAAATGCTAAAATGGTTTAAACACACAATGATAAGCTTTGATTCTATTGTGTCAAAAGGTGAAAATTTCTCGCAAGTCAATATCAATACTGCTATGCAATACGCCGCCGAAGATGCTGCCGCGACTTTCGCACTCTATCATCGCTTAGAGGAGGAGTTTCACGCAAGGAATTGGGGTGAGATTTTGGAGTTAGCCTATACTTTGGAATTTCCATTCATCAAGGTGCTTATGGCAATGGAGTGTGAGGGGATTAAAGTTGATATGGCACTTTTAGAATCTCTAAGAGACAAGATGAGTGAGCAAATCGCACATTTAAGCGCACAAATTTTCGCCCTTTGTGGAGAAAGCTTCAATCTCAACTCGCCCCAACAACTTTCTCAAGTGCTTTTTTCACATTTAGGGCTAAAGCCCGGACGCAGTGTCAAGGGAGGTTTAAGCACCGATGAAAAGACGCTTTCAGCCATAGCACACAGCCACGAGGTCATACCCTTGATTTTGGATTATAGAGAGGCAAACAAGCTTAAAAGCACCTACATAGAACCGCTTTTGCGCTTTGGTGCAACAAATGATGATCATAGAATCTATACATCATTTTTGCAAAGTGGCACAGCCACAGGACGACTAAGCTCAAAATCGCCAAATTTACAAAATATTCCGGTAAGACGCGAGGAGGGACGCAAAATCCGCGAGGCATTTATAAGCAAAGACAGGTATAGCCTCATAAGTATTGATTATTCTCAAATTGAATTGCGCCTTTTGGCACATTTTTGCAAAGATGATTCACTGCTTGAATCTTTTAGGCAAGATAAAGATATTCACTATGAAACAGCTGCGCGACTTTTTGGTAAGGAAAATGCAGAGCAAAAACGTGCGATTGCAAAGTCAATTAACTTTGGACTTATCTATGGTATGGGGAGCAAAAAACTTTCTCAAACTCTGCAGATTTCACTAAAAGAGGCAAAAAGCTATATTGAAAGCTACTTTGCACTTTTCCCCACAATAAAGGATTTTCTCAACGCGCAGGAGGCATTTTTACTAGAAAATGGTTATTCGCAGACATTGCTCGGGCATAGACGATATTTTGACTTTGAAAGTGCTACTGATTTTATGAAAGCAAACTTTTTGCGTGAGGGCATAAACTCTATTTTTCAAGGTAGCGCGGCAGATTTAATCAAGCTTTCAATGTGTGAGATTCACAAAAAATATGCAAAAAGTGATTTAAAAATGCTCCTGCAAGTGCATGATGAACTCATTTTTGAAGCACCTAGCAAAAAGGCGCAAGAATATGCACAAGAAGTGGCGCATATAATGAATAACATCTACACGCTTGAAGTGCCTTTAAAATGTGGCGTGAGTATCGGGCATAACTGGGCAGAGCTAAAATAA
- the fabI gene encoding enoyl-ACP reductase FabI, with amino-acid sequence MAKILEGKKGLIVGVANNRSIAYGIAKACKEQGADLAFTFLNEALEKRVRPIAEELGSEKYVYELDVSKEEHFSALADALKKDFGTFDFIVHSVAFAPKDALEGDFVQTSKQAFNTAMEISVYSLIELSRAMLPLLNKNAAILTLTYLGSVKYVTNYNVMGVAKAALESSVRYLAYDLGKQGIRVNAISAGPIKTLAASGISDFNIMLKWNEANAPLRENVSITQVGNAAMYLLSPLASGVTGEVHYVDAGYNIMGMCATEEVDGKITPRWDILRS; translated from the coding sequence ATGGCTAAGATTTTAGAGGGCAAAAAAGGACTTATTGTAGGTGTGGCAAATAATCGCTCAATCGCCTATGGCATTGCTAAAGCGTGTAAAGAGCAAGGGGCGGATTTAGCTTTTACTTTTTTAAATGAAGCCTTAGAAAAAAGAGTGCGCCCTATTGCAGAGGAACTAGGCAGTGAAAAATATGTATATGAACTTGATGTAAGTAAGGAAGAACACTTTAGCGCACTTGCAGATGCACTTAAAAAAGATTTTGGCACATTTGATTTTATCGTGCATTCTGTAGCTTTTGCTCCTAAAGACGCATTAGAAGGAGATTTTGTCCAAACAAGCAAACAAGCCTTTAATACTGCTATGGAAATCTCTGTGTATTCACTCATTGAACTTTCTCGTGCTATGCTCCCGCTGCTTAATAAAAATGCGGCAATTCTCACCCTTACCTATCTTGGCAGCGTGAAATATGTAACAAACTATAATGTTATGGGTGTGGCAAAGGCAGCTTTAGAATCTAGTGTGCGCTATTTAGCGTATGATTTAGGCAAGCAAGGCATTCGTGTGAATGCAATCTCTGCAGGTCCAATTAAAACTTTGGCAGCAAGTGGGATAAGTGATTTTAATATTATGCTTAAATGGAATGAAGCAAATGCGCCATTGCGTGAGAATGTGAGCATTACACAAGTAGGCAATGCCGCAATGTATTTGCTAAGCCCTCTTGCAAGTGGTGTTACCGGAGAGGTGCATTATGTAGATGCGGGGTATAATATTATGGGAATGTGCGCCACCGAGGAAGTCGATGGCAAAATCACACCTCGTTGGGATATTTTACGCTCTTAA